The sequence below is a genomic window from Anaerolineae bacterium.
TTCCGCCTGAATCACGATATCAGACGCCTGGCCCTGCGCGCCACCCAGAGGCTGATGCATATGGATGGTCGCGTTGGGCAGGGCAAAGCGCCGGCCATGCGAACCAGCGGCCAGCAGGACCGTCCCGAAGCTGGCCGTGACGCCAACCGCTACCGTGCTGATCGGCGCCTTAATCTGCTGCATGGTGTCGTAAATCGCCAGGCCAGCATAGATCATGCCCCCCGGCGAGTTGATGAACATCTGGATTTCCTTCTCGTCGTCCTCGCGGTTGAGATACAGCAACTGGGCCACGATCAGGTTGGCGACCTGGTCAGTGATGGGCGTACCCACAAAGACAATCCGTTCCTTGAGCAGGAGGGAATAAATATCATATGCCCGCTCACCACGACCGCTGGTCTCGATAACCATTGGAATCAACATCCCATACCCTCCTTGAAGCGCGTCCGCGCCTCTGCATACTTACGTTAAATACCGGTTCACCACCGTCAAGAACAACGACTTACTCAGCATCCGGCGCAGCGTCTACCGGCTCTGCCGCGCCGCTTGCGTCAGCGACCACTGGCTCCGAAGCTGTGCTCTCACCTTCTGCAGCCGGGATCTCCTCCGGCACAGCTTCGGGCTCCACATAAGGTACCGGGCCGGTCTCCGGGTTCTCCCCGCGACCAATGGCGGCGATCCGCTCCAGGGCCTGCTGTGTCAGCATCTGCAGGGAAATGTTCCGCCGACCCTGATCCTTATTCAGCAGCTCTTCAAAGATCTCCTGGATCTGCTCATTGCCCCGGCTCAGGCCGGCGGCCCGCGACTTCACTTCCTGATCGATGGCGCGCCCATCAACCTCCAGCCCTTCGCGTTCGACAAATTCGCGCAGCACCAGCGCCCGTTTGAGCCGGGCAATAGCCGCTTCCCGGTATTCCTCCCGCAACTGCTCTTCCGTGATCTGCCGCATGCGCAGGAAGGCGGTCAGGTCAAGCCCCTGACGCTGCAGTTGATGCTCCAGGTCATGCAGCAGATCGTCAATGTACTCGTCTACCATCACTTCCGGGTACTCGATCTGGGCCTGCTCCACCATCATATCCAGCACAGCATCAGCGTAGTCAGCCTCAACACGTGCTGTCTTCTCAGCCAACAGGTCCTTACGGATCTTCTGGCGCAGGTCATCCAGTGACTGCACGTCGTCTGCAAAGGTTCTGGCAAACTCGTCATCCAGTTCCGGCAGCCAGCGCACGTTAACCGCGTGACAGGTCACCGTGAAGGCGACCGCCCGGCCACGCAGCGCCTCTTCGTAATCCTCATCATCAGCCGGGAAAGACAGCTCAAAGGTACGGGTTTCGCCCGCGGTGATGCCCTCCAGGGCCTGGGAGAATCCAGGCATTGGCTCACGGGTAGCATCGCCAAGCGTCATCCGCCAGCTCATCTGCTCAAACAGCGGCTCCTTGGACAGGTTGGCGATCTCCTGGTTCTGCTCGTCCCCTTCCTGTGGCACCAGCACGCCGTGGATATCCAGCCGCACTTCGTCGCCGGTAGTCGCCGGACCTTCTTTGGCTTCGACCTCGGCCCGGCTATTCTGCATCAGCCGTAGCACATTCTCGACATCTTCATCACTGACCTCAGGCGGCGTGAACTCGCGACGCAGGGATCGATAGTCACCCAGTATGACCACCGGAGTCAACGGCACGCGGAAGACCAGCACAAGACCGTCATCCTTGCTCTCAACATTCTCCAGCTGGCCAGGGCCATACGGCTCCAGGTCTGAATTCCGGATCACCTCACCGTACAGGTCAGGGCCAATCTGATCAATCGCTTCTTCCAGAATGGCCCCGTCACCCAGGTAACGCTGGACGATCGTGTAGGGCGCCTTGCCCTTGCGAAAGCCAGGAATATTGACCCGTTGTGAGAGGCTACGCGCCGCCGATTGCCTGGCTTTGTTCAGCGCCTCAGCGCTCACCTCAACCCTGATCTGCGCAAGACGGTTTTCCAGGATTTCGATTTGTGAATTCAAGGGGATTTCCTCAGACATCGGATGACCTATGCGATACCGGACGTGGATTATAGCATGCCGATTCGGGCTATACCAGAGAACGCAAGACGCTCTTACAGTGATCTAACGCTCCGGCCTCACCTTACACAAACAAGCGCCACGACTGCCGGCGCTTGTGGTGCCTTACGGCGCTCCTGATGGGGAAGGCGGGACTCGAACCCGCACGGATAGCTCCACATGATCCTAAGTCATGCGCGTCTGCCAGTTCCGCCACTCCCCCATGGTCCGTAGTCGGAATTATAAGCGATGCCCATAGCAGAAACAATACCGGATTCGCGCGGGTTGCTCCTTAGGAGCGCGAAACCAGATCGAGATCAACACGGGGAAGCATGAAAGAAAACGTGCTGCCTTGACCGGGCACGCTTTCCACCTCGATCCGGGTGTTCATCTGGCTGGCGATCAACTGAGCGATGGCCAGCCCCAACCCTACCCCACCAAAGCGACGGGTCGAAGACGACTCCACCTGGTA
It includes:
- a CDS encoding ATP-dependent Clp protease proteolytic subunit translates to MLIPMVIETSGRGERAYDIYSLLLKERIVFVGTPITDQVANLIVAQLLYLNREDDEKEIQMFINSPGGMIYAGLAIYDTMQQIKAPISTVAVGVTASFGTVLLAAGSHGRRFALPNATIHMHQPLGGAQGQASDIVIQAEEIVRLKKRLLQIFMEHTGKDAATIERDTDRDIYMTAQQAVDYGLIDAVLEPSKIPLPVKK
- the tig gene encoding trigger factor is translated as MNSQIEILENRLAQIRVEVSAEALNKARQSAARSLSQRVNIPGFRKGKAPYTIVQRYLGDGAILEEAIDQIGPDLYGEVIRNSDLEPYGPGQLENVESKDDGLVLVFRVPLTPVVILGDYRSLRREFTPPEVSDEDVENVLRLMQNSRAEVEAKEGPATTGDEVRLDIHGVLVPQEGDEQNQEIANLSKEPLFEQMSWRMTLGDATREPMPGFSQALEGITAGETRTFELSFPADDEDYEEALRGRAVAFTVTCHAVNVRWLPELDDEFARTFADDVQSLDDLRQKIRKDLLAEKTARVEADYADAVLDMMVEQAQIEYPEVMVDEYIDDLLHDLEHQLQRQGLDLTAFLRMRQITEEQLREEYREAAIARLKRALVLREFVEREGLEVDGRAIDQEVKSRAAGLSRGNEQIQEIFEELLNKDQGRRNISLQMLTQQALERIAAIGRGENPETGPVPYVEPEAVPEEIPAAEGESTASEPVVADASGAAEPVDAAPDAE